The genomic segment TGTCGGCGGCGCGGGTCAGCGCCAGATAGCCGATCGAAGCGACGTGAACCTCGGTGTCGCCGAGCCGGGCGTGACGGCCACGGTCTCCGAAGGTGTAGAGCTGCTCGACATAGCCGAGCCGCAGCCCGGTCTGCTCTTCCACCCAGGCCCGCAAGCCGATCTCCAGGGTGCGGTGGGTGATGGCGTCGAACGGGCCGTAGGGCAGGCCGGCGAGGCTGCCTCCGCCGTCGCCCGACGCTGTCAGGATCATCGGCTGGTTGGCCTCGATCGCGACGATCGCCGCGGTCAGTCCGATCTCGATCGGAACCGTGGCCTTGTCGCTGATCTCGGAGGGCAGGCTCATTCGAGATCGACGCGAAACGGCACGCCCTCGATGCTGAGATCGCCGGGGCCGATCGCCTCGAGGGCGCGCAGCATCCGCCCCTGCCGCCCCAGCGCCCGATCGGCCAGCGCCACGATCAAACGATTCGGTGATGCGCAGGGCGAGGCCCGGCGGATCTGACGGGCGATCGTCACCTCGTCGCGATGCGGATTGAGCGCGCAGGCGGCCGCAAATGCGCTGGCGGTGGAGCGGCTGATGCCGGCGTAGCAATGCACGACCAGCGGCGCCGAGCGATCCCAGCTCCGAACGAAATCCAGCACCTGGCTGATGTGATCGAGATTCGGCGCGTTGAAGCCGTCCATCACCTCGGTGATGTCGTCCATCTCGATCCGCAGGTGGTTGGCTTCGAGCACTGTGGCCGGGCGTTGCACTTGGCCGACATTGGCCATCACCGAGAGCACATGGCTGGCCTCGGTCGTCGCAACGGTCGGATGCAAGGCTGCGAGCGAGCAGACGTGAATCATGGGCCTTTCCGAGGTTGGCGCGATCTTAATCCTGCGCCGCGGGCGGTGAAAGCGCGATGACGGGACTCAAGCCTGCAGGCTCTCGAACCGGGCCAGCAGCCGCTTTTCGGCCTTTCCGGCCGGCCAGGGCGTCAGATAGTCCTCGACCATCGCCTCCGGCAGGCCCGGATCGTTGCCGAACAGCCGCTTGGCCTCGGCCTTGGTGAAGCCGGCGAGGTGAGTCGCTTCGAGGTAGGCGGAGCCGCGGTCGGCGGCCTTGATCTGGCGTTCGATCGCCTCATCCAGCACCGCCGGCAGGCCGAAGCGGATGTGGATCGCGCCGAGCAGGCGCTTTTCGACCCGCTTGTAGGACTCGCCGATCACCGCTTTGAACGGCGAGATCATGTCGCCGATCACGTATTCTGGGGCGTCGTGCAGCAGCGCGGCGAGCCGCAGCTTGGCGTCGATCCGCGGGTTCTTCTCGCGCATCACCGCCTCGACCAGCAGGGTGTGCTGCGCCACCGAAAAGATGTGGGAGCCGCTGGTCTGGCCGTTCCACCGCGCCACCCGGGCGAGACCATGGGCGATGTCGGCGAATTCGACGTCGAGCGGCGAGGGATCGAGCAGATCGAGCCTGCGGCCAGACAGCATCCGCTGCCAGACGCGGCTGGAGGCTTGCGACGATTTCTTCGGCGAAGACGGCATGACGATTCGAAATGGGACAGCTTGAGTAGATAGACGCGCCGCGGCGGCCGCGGCGATGTAACCGCCATATAGGCAGCCTTGCCCGAACTAAGCCACCGTCTCGGCCCAGTTCTGCACGATCTTGAGAGTACGATCGGGGTCCTTGTGCTGGTGGGCGTATTGCACCAAGGGGGATACACGATGGGGAGATTGGATCGCCGCGATGGGGAGCGGCTGCAGTGCAGTGATGCGGACGAACGGGCCGCACCAGCGGTGGCGCTGCGGGATCTGGAGAAGGAAAACGAGACGCTGAAGGAACTCGTCGTCAGCCTCTCCGAATTGGTGATGAAGCGGGTCGCGGGGCAGCGCTGAGAGAACTCAGCGCTGACGTAACGGAGCCCTCTTCGCCGGCGCCGCAGAACGCCGCGCCGGTTTTTTCATCTGCCCGCAGGTGGCGTGGCAGTGACAGTCGACCAGATGGTCGTTGACCATCCCGACCGCCTGCATGAAAGCGTACACGATCGTCGGCCCGACGAACTTGAAGCCGCGTGCCGATAGGTCCTTGGAGATATTCACCGACAGCGGCGTCGAGGCCGGCACGCTCGCGGTGGTCTTGAAGGTGTTGATTTTCGGCGTGCCGCCGACGAAGTCCCACAGCAGCTTCGAGAAACCCGGACCTTCTTCCTGAATCTTTAGCCACGCCTTGGCGCTGCCGATCGTGCCCTCGATCTTGGCGCGGTTGCGGACGATGCCGACGTCGTTCATCAGTGCCGCGACCTTGTCGGCGTCGTAGCGGGCGATCTTGGCCGGATCGAAATCGTCGAAGGCGCGGCGGAAGTTATCGCGCTTGCGCAGGATCGTGATCCACGACAGCCCAGCCTGAAAACCGTCGAGGATCAGCTTCTCGTACAGTGCGCGGTCGTCGTATTCCGGCACGCCCCATTCGGTGTCGTGATACGCGACATAGAGCGGATCGTCGCCCGGCCACGGACAGCGCATAAGTCCGTCAGCACCGACGCGCGGTCCGCGGGTCATATGGCGGTCTTCCGCTGCGCCGGCGTCAGCTCGTCTGGATCAGCGATCGCCAAGGTGACGCCGCCCGCACTCAGCGGCAGCGACGCCTCGCGCGCCTCGGCAACACGGTCGATGCGCAGCAGCGCCAGGCCGCGGCCCGTCGCCGACGATCCCATTGTGCCGACGCTCTTGTCGCCTGCGTTGATCTCGCTGCCCGGCTGCGGCGCGGGGCCGTCGAAGGTGACGCGCACGATCCGGGTGCGCGCGGTGCCGCGGTGGTGCATCCGCGACACCACTTCCTGGCCGATGTAGCAGCCCTTGTTGAAATCGACGCCGGACAGACGGTCCATATTGGCTTCGTGCGGAAACGCGTCCGCATAGCCGAAGTCGAGGCCGCCGGCCGGGACGCCACAAGCGATGCGATGCGCCTCGTACTCGTCCGCCGCTACCATCGTGGCGCCGAGTGCTTCGGCGGTTGCGGTGGCCAGGATCTCCGGCACCAGGATGCGCCAGCCGAGCTGATCACCGCGCGGATCGCGGAATCCCATCTCCGGCGGCTGCGACGGTTCGCCGCCCCATAGCGTCAGCACGCCGAGCCGGTCGGACACGTTCTCGATCAGCACCTTGGCGCGCAGCTTGTAGAACTTCAGCTTGGTGGCCAGTGCTTCGCTGAGCGGTTTCGGACAATCCAGCAGGAAGCCGCCATCGTCCTCGGCCGGCAGCTCGGTGATCAGGAAATCAGTGACGATCTTGCCCTGCGGCGTCAGCAGGGCGCCGAACCGGCCGGCGCCGGGTTCGAGCCTGTTCAGATCGGTGGTGACCAGGCCGTTCAGCAGGTGCCGCGCGTCGGGGCCGCTGATCTTGAGAACGCCACGGTCGGCGAGGAAGGCTGCCTTCATTGATCTCTCTCATGACGCCGGCCGGAAACATCCTTGCGTAAACGGTCCGGCCGACTAAGACATCCCAAGTTAGGCGGCCGGGCGCTGGTCAACAAGGCTTTGCAAGACTCGCGCCGCTTCGCTCCAAAACGGGCACCCGAGGACGTCATGACCGGCACATTCGACACCATTCTGAAGGGCGGCACCATCGTCAACCAGGACGGCGAGGGCGTCGGTGACATCGGCATCAAGGACGGCCGCATCGCCGCGCTAGGCTCGCTCGGCGCAGAAAAGGCCGGCGAGACGATCGATTGCCGCGGCCTGCATGTGCTGCCGGGCGTGATCGACACCCAGGTGCATTTCCGTGAGCCCGGCCTGACTCACAAGGAAGATCTCGAAACCGGCTCTCGTAGCGCCGTGATGGGCGGCGTCACCGCGGTGTTCGAAATGCCGAACACCAATCCGCTGACGATCACCGAAGAGACGTTTACCGACAAGGTGAAGCGCGCCGAGCATCGCATGCATTGCGACTTCGCGTTCTTCATCGGCGGCACCCGCGACAATGTCGAGGAACTGCCTAAGCTCGAGCGCGCTCGTGGCTGCTGTGGCGTCAAGGTGTTCATCGGCTCGTCGACCGGCAGCCTGCTGGTCGAGGACGATCCGAGCCTCAAGCGCATCCTGTCGGTGATCCAGCGTCGCGCCGCGTTCCACGCCGAGGACGAGTATCGGCTCAACGACCGTAAGGGCGAGCGGATCGAGGGCGATCCGCGCTCGCATCCGGTGTGGCGCGACGACATCGCCGCCTTGCAGGCGACGCAGCGGCTGGTGGCGATCGCGCGCGAGACCGGCAAGCGTATCCACGTGCTGCACGTCTCGACCCGGCAGGAGATGGAGTTTCTACGCGAGCACAAGGACGTGGCGTCGGTCGAAGTGACGCCGCACCATCTGACGCTGGTTGCGCCGGATTGCTACGAGCGGCTCGGCACCAAGGCGCAAATGAATCCGCCGGTGCGCGATGCCT from the Rhodopseudomonas palustris genome contains:
- a CDS encoding tyrosine phosphatase family protein, which gives rise to MIHVCSLAALHPTVATTEASHVLSVMANVGQVQRPATVLEANHLRIEMDDITEVMDGFNAPNLDHISQVLDFVRSWDRSAPLVVHCYAGISRSTASAFAAACALNPHRDEVTIARQIRRASPCASPNRLIVALADRALGRQGRMLRALEAIGPGDLSIEGVPFRVDLE
- a CDS encoding YfbR-like 5'-deoxynucleotidase; this encodes MPSSPKKSSQASSRVWQRMLSGRRLDLLDPSPLDVEFADIAHGLARVARWNGQTSGSHIFSVAQHTLLVEAVMREKNPRIDAKLRLAALLHDAPEYVIGDMISPFKAVIGESYKRVEKRLLGAIHIRFGLPAVLDEAIERQIKAADRGSAYLEATHLAGFTKAEAKRLFGNDPGLPEAMVEDYLTPWPAGKAEKRLLARFESLQA
- a CDS encoding DNA-3-methyladenine glycosylase I produces the protein MTRGPRVGADGLMRCPWPGDDPLYVAYHDTEWGVPEYDDRALYEKLILDGFQAGLSWITILRKRDNFRRAFDDFDPAKIARYDADKVAALMNDVGIVRNRAKIEGTIGSAKAWLKIQEEGPGFSKLLWDFVGGTPKINTFKTTASVPASTPLSVNISKDLSARGFKFVGPTIVYAFMQAVGMVNDHLVDCHCHATCGQMKKPARRSAAPAKRAPLRQR
- a CDS encoding YgfZ/GcvT domain-containing protein; the encoded protein is MKAAFLADRGVLKISGPDARHLLNGLVTTDLNRLEPGAGRFGALLTPQGKIVTDFLITELPAEDDGGFLLDCPKPLSEALATKLKFYKLRAKVLIENVSDRLGVLTLWGGEPSQPPEMGFRDPRGDQLGWRILVPEILATATAEALGATMVAADEYEAHRIACGVPAGGLDFGYADAFPHEANMDRLSGVDFNKGCYIGQEVVSRMHHRGTARTRIVRVTFDGPAPQPGSEINAGDKSVGTMGSSATGRGLALLRIDRVAEAREASLPLSAGGVTLAIADPDELTPAQRKTAI
- a CDS encoding dihydroorotase, producing MTGTFDTILKGGTIVNQDGEGVGDIGIKDGRIAALGSLGAEKAGETIDCRGLHVLPGVIDTQVHFREPGLTHKEDLETGSRSAVMGGVTAVFEMPNTNPLTITEETFTDKVKRAEHRMHCDFAFFIGGTRDNVEELPKLERARGCCGVKVFIGSSTGSLLVEDDPSLKRILSVIQRRAAFHAEDEYRLNDRKGERIEGDPRSHPVWRDDIAALQATQRLVAIARETGKRIHVLHVSTRQEMEFLREHKDVASVEVTPHHLTLVAPDCYERLGTKAQMNPPVRDAWHRDGIWHGLAQGVVDVLGSDHAPHTLEEKAKTYPASPSGMTGVQTLVPTMLDHVNAGRLSLARFVDLTSAGPARLFGIACKGRIAAGFDADFTVVDLKRSETITNDWVASRAGWTPYDGVRVTGWPVGTFVRGAKVMWQGELTTPARGEPVRFLETLKP